DNA from Gracilinanus agilis isolate LMUSP501 chromosome 3, AgileGrace, whole genome shotgun sequence:
tgtgggagtagaaacacagaagaaaaacatttccttgatcacatggttcaatggggacatgattgggggtgtagactctaaatgataattctattgcaaatattaataatatggaaataggtcttgacatTTAAAAGCCAGTGGAAGTGCATGTTGGCTACGGAAGGGGTAgggtgaaaggaggggagggaaagaatatgaatcatgtaaccatgggaaaatctcttaaattaattaaataaataaatgaatttttaaaaaagaaaaaagaaaattgtaactTCTTCATTACCATTACTTTTGTCATTTCTCTGGAAGGGTTTTTATGTCAAGCTTTCCTGCCCTACATTTCCTTGATTCTCTAAATCTACAGTGAAAAGTGCGCTGCTCTATATCTTACCTGATAGTCTCAGATTCTCTGGCTACTGCTTGGCAGTGGTGATTCTGTTGTCATACTTTGTTCCCATGGTCCACATTCAAAAAGACCTGAAGTCTCCTAAGGCTGAACTGTGTGGATTATATTGAGTCTTGGAGCTCAGGAGTAATTTTCTCATCTCAGCCATTTTAGGAAATGGTTTCTGTGTCTGCAAAAAATCTGATGATATCAGATGCATAAGGATCATGTATCAAGCACTGGGACAATCTCTACAGTATAATTTTTCCTTAATTCTCAGGATTCACACCTGTCTATCAGTAtctgctgtaagaaataaaatgaatataaaaaaggataactttaaaaatattataggttTTTAAAGGTTTATTAATAGTCTGTAGAAAATAAAGCCGCATGCCATCCtggcttagtcagtttaaaagatgTGTACTGCTACCTCCTTTCCCCATGGTGGATCAGATGCCAAGcaagcaaagaggaagtgaaaatcCAGTCACTCAATTTTATCCCCCTGTCTACTTCATCACATAACTGTCTACATCATCtcataatgacaggaagccagtgggctcatgggaaatgtagttaagagactccaaaatttccaataacacattccccctgagatctggaggaagactgatcttcctgatggatcttgtaaacatagtcaactttttaattacagaaatttggggataaaaagaaaagaggacaaaaccaatgatcctatgattgctaggcacattgacaaaaagccaattagggggtaGTCCCCTTCGgcatgagtgtacattcaaaacaaatgcattcagtGCCCaacagttcaatcaactgcaccccaaagttcattgtgtctcttcttgatgcagtgtagagTCTCTGTGaacatcttcatggtgccttctccaaagagGTTTGTTGTCTGGGTTCTGgagaggtagcaaatttcttatcctgaaattactctcaaaagaatttaaactttacattatagattataatacatacataccccACTGAGGAGAATTTTAGCACATTCCCCACTGAAGAGGTTGTTGACCAACACCcggatcagctaaggatacatggctgagttatgggggtgTATGAGTTAATTATCAAAAAATCCAGAAATatcaaaaaatctaaataaaacagaaaataatttgtggatgaaatataaaatgtcaaagtcttatgtgcgaaaatgtaagtaaaggaaaaataaacttatagtgGGTCCTTGAATCAAAGCCCAGTTAAAGTGATTTATGCAATtatgcaattacccattcagtagCCAGGACTGCAgaagttaccacacttataaaagagaagaaaggaccagatttttgtgtgaaagggaagtgtcattccctggtcagATCTGCCgtcattctcagggataggggagccaggatGATGGTCCTAGACACTCTGCAGTTTATCATCAATCCCATTgagattggttggtctccttgaccttgtgcttcttgtagtgcctcttttgttcccttctcctggaatcagacataaACATTAATCActgtcccataacatttatcaataaatagcAGGTtcccatagtctaaagcttttgggggggggtatacattaatattatagcaaaaatatatttttattaaacatattactgtaaaatcaaaaaggattaatattgataatgtattCAAGcacaaaaatgagacaaaaaaaagaaacttaaatacTGCATTGTACACacaagggaaaataataataaaagaatgttttaaaaatcaaaaatatatagcttagaatcagtggcACACTGTGATAAAACACAAAGGTTTcacacccaaaaatgagatccatttctaaAATGGCCATGTActactgtgaatgcaaattatttttacaaaataactgatttataaaaacagtaacataagagataatgcacattcaaagaggtaccaaaattccccaaaattacaataagacatttaatgacaatagcaaacaaacctattatcatataggattcacatgagttttctATATAGCCACTcactgtgatgtttaaaaaatgtattcttgtcacaaattcaacaggcatagtaaatcattcaaccttggctgagatatttttaacaaaatctgttactgcctccatccAAATGTGGGATAGAGTCTAGGAAAAAACACAAAGctgataaaaaaaactttttttggctaaaatatcaccaaaaattttagatccttctgatgggaaactaaattaaaataaagagttaaatatgcatgcaggagctcttcctgccttcctgcgtTATATATAAAAGTTTGagtaggaacttctatttggtcTCTACCTTTTTATAtaacattctttattatatatatatatacatatatatatatatatatatatataaaatccattCAGAAGGTAGCAGGTgtataaagtcatttttaaagaccccttataaaattatgatttaaattcttaagtcatcatattcttcaaggttgtatacaattgtaaaCAGTTTTTAtagagtccatccatcatcatatgtgacaattaacaaaggcaaagtaaaagaaaagacttgtataaGGAACATGTGACCTCAGTATTTAAGATGAATGTGTTATTGTTCTCCTCAGGAggctatgtatatattataatctatagtgtaaagtttaaattcttttgagaataatttcaggataagaaacttTCTACCTCCCCAGCacccagacaatgaacctgtttggagaagtcaccatgaagatgcctgcagagaccctacactgcatcaagaagattcacaatggggggggggggcagctgggtagctcagtggattgagagccaggcctagagacaggaggtcctaggttcaaatccggcctcagacacttcccagctgtgtgaccctggacaagtcacttgacccccattgcctacccttaccaatcttccacctataagtcaatacacagaagttaagggtttaaaaaaaattttttttaaaaaaaagaagattcacaatgaactttggagtgcagatacttaatgcttattgacttgacatGACTTAGCTTGTCTAGGTAATTTTAGTCACCAAACAAAACACTATTTCAATAGGTgcttaagttatttttaaaaaacaaacaaaacctataCCTAATGAAGTTTGTGTTTTAACAATCGTTTCATTTCATGTTAtaacatgacaaaagaaaatattacttggccAATAAGGAGAAGTCAGTCCTTTCTTTCTAGTGGTTAAGCTATGAAAACTAACatgcttcttttaaaatattgtctaATTTAAATAAGTTTTAGAAGTCTTAAAACTATAACTTTTGTCCAAAATTATacggttcaatattaagaaatgataaattgaCAATAAATGAAAGTCTAAAACCCAaagtctttttaaatttctcctcAGAAAAATTAATGATGTTTTCTTCAATTATGGCTCAaccttttaaagtaatttttaagcAGGAAGTCTTCAACTCTGTAATTAATATGCCACAATAGAAGCTCTGACACTTAATTATAGCATTACTAAGACAATAATACTATGAGAAATACTGGAATCTGAATGTAATATTTCTTGATATTCCACTGCCTGACTTTTAATTGGCTAGAAAGCTATTACACCTAAAGGGGGAATTATACATATAGAAATGAGTAAGTGGGTAAAAAGATAACCCACTGTTtaatatagtaggtactttagCTTGTCTGCACTGGGTTTCTGCTGCTTATCTAGATTCAGATATTATAGGCAGTTATCAGTGTGAAAAATCACAAGAGACTATAAGAAAATCataagaaaatttagaactctGGTTTCTTCCATTAAAGTCTTCAAGGAGAAGAAGATGGCTTTGAATCCCCTGCAAATTTCTGGACTGGTTCTTGGATTCCTTGGCTTAGTTGGGACTCTTGGtacaactcttctgcctcagtGGAGGGTGTCTGCCTTCATTGGGAGCAATATTGTGATATTCGAAAGGATCTGGGAAGGACTCTGGATGAATTGTATCCAACAAGTAAATGTTAGATGGCAGTGCAAATACTATAGTTCTATTTTGGCTCTCCCACCTGCCTTGGAAGCAGCACGAGCACTGATGTGTGTGGCAGTTGCCTTATCCTTGATTGCCTTGTTGGTTGGTATCTGCAGCATGAAGCAAGTCCAATGTACTGGCTCTGAAGAACATGTCAAAGCTTACTTTTTGGGAGCATCTGGAGTCCTTTTCATTCTAACAGGTATCATCATTCTTATTCCTGTGTCTTGGACAGCCAATATCATCATCAGGGACTTCTACAACCCAACCATCCATGTAGGACAGAAACGGGAACTGGGAGCTGCACTCTTCCTTGGCTGGACAAGTTCAGCAGTTCTCCTTATTGGAGGGGCTCTTCTTTGTAGTGTTTGTTTTTGcaaaagaagaatgaggaggCACAGATGTTCATCATCAAGACACCGAGTGCACTACAAACCTCAGCACCAAAATATGACGGCAAGTAAGACCTCTATCAGTTATGTCTAGCACCTGCTAACTCAGAATATGGACTTAGGTGAAGGTTCTGTTTATCTCCCTCCTGAAACTGTAAgattggaaagagggagaggtggTCCATGACTGGTTATAAACTGTGGTAGAACCCATAAAGGATTGTGTTCTTTCACCAGagttaagaataaaaattatttttaacaggtAGTCgattaattttaaatgatttgcttactGTTGAATCTGAGCAATCTTCATCTCTATTTCTACTTCTGTCTAAAATTCCTAGTGGTCCTGTAGACCTAATTTTTTTGTTCTGTGTTGGAAATTCTTatctcatgaaaaaaaattttaagccctctaaaaaaaagattcactttttaaaaatcaggaattgtggaaagaaacaaaaagtcaGAGTTCTTACTGATagttcattgaatgaatgaataacataTGCCAATAACATATGAATGTAATTTGAAGAAGATTGACTTAATTGTGCATTTGTTTGGCTTTAGAGATACAAAAGAAGACATCATTCAAATTTAAAACCTGTGTTTTGATAACTTGTGGTAGTctgagagaaaataaaggaatgtgTCTTGCCTgaggaaaagaataagaatttaGAATAGTAATACTGATATTTgtctatatttaaaaatagatccTAGTGGGAGAGTTGATCTTTGGGTGTTGAGAGCACTAGTTTCTCTTTGTGGTTGTACTGTTCAGTCACTTGTCAAGCTATCCTTCCATGTTATTTTcgttcaattatttttcagttgtgtctgactctttgtaacctcatttggggctttcttggcaaagagactggagttgtttgccttttccttctccagatcattttatatatggttaacatggttaagtgacttgcccaggggtcacacagctagtaaatatctgaaaccagatttgaactcaggaagatgagtcttcctgactctaaaccaaGCACtgcatccactgtgccacctagctagttcagttgtcttttcaaggCATCTTTAAACCTCAGTCCCCTAGGACATTTTACTTCTACCAATTCAACTGAATTAAGGaggaaaattctatttaaattacaaaaaaaatacagTATTTGTAGGAGAAACCATTAGTTTAAGGAGAACAACAATAACTCTAGAATAGTATGTTGAGATTTAAGAAATAGGAATTTTAATTTTGGCGATCTCATTAATAAACTTATGGATCTTTACCACAGAcaattcattgcttttttttttttttactgagaagAGAGACTTacacaatgaaaagaaatgtaaCATTTCTAGAGCGCTTTGTGTTACTTGGATAGTCAAATATTCTACCCATATACTACATATTATAATTCACAGATTTCATTAAAATGCACAATGATAATAATTCCTTACATCTGCATGGTGTTTAATAGTTTTAAAGTTGCATTATAATTTAAGGTATATAACATCTTAGATTatcactatttcatttgattcttcaaATAGTGCTATTAATTATTGTAAAAGGCCAAGATTTATTATACCTACTTTACAGATAGGCCCAGAAAGGTTTGatattcattgattttttaacATCAACTAAATAGTAAAAATTTGATAAAAGTTTGTTGATGATTGAGCAAATATTAtgtagaaacaggaaaaaaagaaaagaaacagaaaaaggaacaTACACTACCTGATCTCTGGTAGTTGACTATTTCTAGGTTAGTACAAATAACACAAACTTAACCAAGTCTAGATTTCCAGGATTGAAACcagatttaaaataaacaaaatgcttatcagtaaatacttattgtttgacaaaatacaaaaaaaacacataaatttaagaaatactgAATAAAGCAGTGTGAACTACTTCAATGTCATATCCCATTTAGACATGTACTTGTGGAATCATTATTTCAAAAGCAAATTTGattagtatttctttttctgcattttccTACTCTTAAGCATGACATTATGACAAGTGAACTGGCCTCAAAGCCTAGAAGACCTAAGTTAGGCTTACAGGTTGTTACCCTGGGCAATTAATTTACCCCTCAGAATTCTAGGCAACATCCTAAGAATATAAATCACAGAGAAGATGCTGATCTGcctgcacagtggatagagtgctggttctaaaataaggaagattcatcttcttgagttcaacgCTAGCCtgagttactagctatgtgaccctgggcaagtcacttgtttgccttgatttcctcatctataaaatgatctggagaaggaaacggcaaactactctagtatcttcaccaagaaaacccaaaatggaatcaggaagagtaggcacaactaaaaaacaactgaacaacaataacaagctGACTTCCAGGGAGTTGCTCACCAGGGAATTCCCTTACCTCAAGAAAACATTGATCCCATCCCTTTCCTTAAAATCTTAACATGTAGccatcattttctcatttgtacgTTTGAATAATAGCTATGATAAGAACATAACAGGTCTGAGCAAAAGAGACATGACTTCAAAACCTATGAATTCTGGACCAGTAAAATCCTCCATTGTAAGAGTATGAGTGATAACATTCTCTGAGACAAGAATGCTTTACCTCAGTGAAGAACCACGGACTCCAATAGCTTGTAAGGATTAAAAGATCTAACTGTGATTGAAGACAGTCCATTGGTAATTTTGTTCATACTATGTTTCTTAGGAACATTGGGTGAAGTAAGATCATAAACCTGTACTATATccataatttttatgc
Protein-coding regions in this window:
- the CLDN17 gene encoding claudin-17, with amino-acid sequence MALNPLQISGLVLGFLGLVGTLGTTLLPQWRVSAFIGSNIVIFERIWEGLWMNCIQQVNVRWQCKYYSSILALPPALEAARALMCVAVALSLIALLVGICSMKQVQCTGSEEHVKAYFLGASGVLFILTGIIILIPVSWTANIIIRDFYNPTIHVGQKRELGAALFLGWTSSAVLLIGGALLCSVCFCKRRMRRHRCSSSRHRVHYKPQHQNMTASKTSISYV